Below is a genomic region from Motilibacter rhizosphaerae.
GTCCACACCAGCAGATCGGCCGCTCGCGCCGGGGACTGAGCTAGCCGGCGACCATGACACCCGAACGGCCCACCGTGCGGTCCACGGTGGTCTTCGGGTCGTACGGCCGGGTGAAGACCACGTCGAGCCAGACGTCGTAGTAGACGCCGGTCTTGAGGCCGCGCAGCTTGAACCCCATGCTGCTGCAGCGCTTCGTCACCTTGACCGTGAACCACTGCAGCTTCGGGGCGGGGCCAGCGCGCAGCGTCTGGTCCAGCGCGGTGACCCGGTAGCTCACGACGTTGGTGTCCTCGGGCGTGGCCCACGTGAGGTCGAAGCCCTTGGCCGCCGGCTTCGTCGAGAGCTGCGCGCTGTCAGGGGCACCGACCGGCTCACCACCGCAGTTCGGGCGCGGCTTCTCGGGGTGCGGGTAGCCGATGCCGCCGGCGCTCGGGGTGTGCGGGCGCGGCACGATGACGGTCACGGCGGACGCCGACGAGGCGGGGACGACGGCGAGCGCGACGAGCGCCGCGGCCAGCAGGGGCGTACGCCGCATGCGGCCTCCCGGGTCTCGCAGGGGACAGCAACCGGCCCCGACGACGCGAGTACGTCGGGGCCGGCGCTCGAAGGTGCTGCGCAGCAACGACAGCTGGCGCGCTCCGGAGCTGCTGCGCTGCTTCTCCGGAGCCTTCCACACGCTGACGACTACCTTGTCGGCGCCGGGGCCGCGGGCTTGAGCCCCGAGTCGCACGAACTTCCCCGGGACCGCCACTACGGTGTGCTCGTCGACGACGAGGAGGCGCATGGCGCTGCAGCCGGCCGAGCGGGAGCGCTCCTGCTGGGGGCGTGCCTGGTTCCGCGCTCGGCACCCCTTCGGGGGCCGGAAGCGCAAGGACCGCGACTGGTGCGACGGGTGCGACGACGGCGGCCTGCTGGACGCGTGCAGCGGCCTCGACGGCTGCGACATCGGCTTCCTGCTCGGCCCCCTTCTGGTCCTGACGGCCTGGGCGGTGCTCACCGGACAGCGGGACCGCGTCGTGGTGGACGAGCGCCGCTACCCCTCCGCGCTGGCCCGCCTCGCCGCCACTGCCGTCCGCGCCTACCAGGAGCGCACGTCACTCCGGTGGGGCGCCCGGTGCCGCTACACCCCCTCCTGCAGCACGTACGCCTTGGACGCCCTCGCGGTCCACGGCCTGCGCCGGGGCACCCTGCTCGCCCGCGCACGGTTGCGGCGCTGCCGGCCCGGCGGGGGGCGGGGCTGGGACCCCGTGCCCTCAGCGGTCGGCGAGGCGACGGACGAAGCGCAGCCCTGACCACGTCGCGTCGACGGCGCAGACCTTGTTGTCCACCAGCCCTGAGGCGAGGCCCGCGGCGCGCACGTCGCCCTCGCCGAGCCCGGTCACGACGCCGGAGCTCCGCTTGGGCCAGCAGAGCCAGAGGCCGCCGGCGGTGCTCAGCCGCGCCGGGAGCCGTTCCAGCGCGCGCGCCAGCTCGACCTGCTGCACGACGAACGCCAGCACCACGTCGTAGTCCCCGCTCCCCGCCCTGCGGTGCACGACGGTCCCGTCGGGCAGGTCGGGCACCACGAACCCGGCGGGCGCGCCGGCCAGCAGGACCCGCGACCCCGCGCGGATGCCGAGCTTGCGGGCGAGGGGCGTACCGGAGTAGCCGACGTCCATCCGCGGAGGCTAGCGGCGGGGCCGCAGGTTCCTGCAAGGGCGCGCCAAGACCCGGCGCGGACGCTGGGCACGTCCCGATCGAGGCGCCCCGCGCCGGACCCCTGGAGCCCGCCATGCCCACCACCCCCAGCCCCTCCCTCCCCCTCCCGACCGCGTCCCCCGACACCTCCCGGGTGCTGGTCCGCGGCGCCACCGTGCTCACCGTCGACCCGGAGCTCGGCGTGCTGCCCCGCGGGGACGTGCTCGTCGAGGGCGAGCGGATCCTCGCGGTCGGCACCGACCTCTCGGCCGCCGGCGCGACCGTCATCGACGCCACCGGGATGATCGCGCTCCCCGGCTTCGTCGACGCCCACGTCCACGCCTGGGAGGGCCAGCTGCGCGGCAGCGGACCAGTCGTCGACTTCGGCGGCTACCTCGGCCTCACGGCGTTCGGGGCCGGCCCGCGCTACTCCCCGGACGACGTCTACGCCGGCACCCTCGCCACGGCCGTCTCCGCGCTCGACGCTGGCATCACCACCGTCGTCGACAACGCGCACAACGCCCTCACCCTCGAGCACGCGGTCGCCGGCGTCCAGGCGCTCACCGACGCCGGCCTGCGCGGGGTCGCGGCCGTCGGTGCGCCGTTCGGCTCCCCCGACGACGGCGTCGTCGCGCTCGCGGCCCGGCTGCGCGAGTCGACGAGCACGCCCCTCGTGGGCGTCCGCGCCTTCGGCGTCCACCCCTCGGACCGCCTGTGGCGAGCGGCGGCCGAGGCAGGGCTCTGGGTGTCGACCGAGCTCGGCCCGCACACGCCGGACCTGACCGCGGTCATGGGCGCGCTCGCGGCGTCCGGCCTGCTCGGGGAGCGGCACGCGTTCAACCACTGCTACGACCTGCCCGAGGCGGTCTGGCGCCTCGTCGCAGAGTCGGGGGCGGCGGTCAACCTCTGCCCCCGCTCGGACGCGGCGTTCGGGCTCGGCTCGGCGGTCGCGCCCGTCGAGGCCGCGCTCGCCTGCCGCGGCGAGGTCGGGCTCAGCGGCGACAACGAGATCAGCTACGCGCTGAGCATGTTCGCCGAGATGCAGGTGCTGCAGTCCCGCTACCGCGCCGAGGCGTGGCGGCGGCGCGCGGCCGGCGAGCAGGCGGAGACCGACGCGCTGACGCCCGAGCGGCTGCTGCGCATGGCCACACTCGGCGGCGCGGCCAATGCGGGGCTCGCCGACCGGGTCGGCTCGCTGACCCCGGGCAAGCAGGCCGACATCGTCCTGCTCCGCGCCGACAGCCCGCGCCTGGCCGGCGTGCCGGACCCGATGGTCGCCGTCACGGCGTACGCCGACACCGCGGACGTCGACACCGTCCTCGTCGCCGGCCGCCTGCGCAAGCGCTACGGGCGGCTGGTCGGGCGCACGCTGCAGACGGCCCAGGAGCTCGCCGTCGAGTCGCGGGAGCGCCTGGCCGCGTCCACGCGAACCCCGGCGTGAGCGCCCGAGGACTGGCAGGATCCGGGAGCGTGCTGGACTTCCGCCTGCTCGGCCGCCTCCAGGTCGAGCAGGACGGCCAGCCCCTCCCGCTCGGTCCGCCGAAGCAGCGCGCCCTGCTGGCGCTGCTCCTGCACGAGACCGGCTCGGTCGTGAGCTCGGACCGGCTGGTGCACGAGATCTGGGGCGAGGACGCCTCGCCCCAGATCACCTCCAGCCTGTACGCCCTGGTGTCCCGCCTGCGCCAGGTGGTGCGCGACTCCCCGGACACGCCCTCCCCGCTCGTGCGCTCGGGCAGCGGCTACCTCATCGACGTCGTTCCCGGACAGCTCGACGCGGTCCGCTTCCAGGAGGGCGTGCGCGCGGCCCGCCGGGCCGTCGAGGAGCGCGACTGGCGCACGGCGGTCGACCGGGGAGAGGCGGCGCTGCGCGAGTGGCGCGGCCCGTACCTCGAGGAGTACGCCGACACCGAGGCCGTCCGCCTCGTCACCGGCTCGTGGCTGGAGCGGCGCGCCGGGCTGCTGCACGACCTCACGACCGGGCTGCTCGGGCTGGGTGACGTGGCCCAGGCGGTCGCCCAGGCGCGCGCGCTGGTGGCCGAGTGCCCGTTGGACGAGCGGGCGGTCTGGCTGCTGCTGGTCGCGCTGCACCGGGCGGGCCGGACCGCGGAGGCGCTCACCGCGTACCGCGACCACGCGACGGCGCTCGACGAGGAGCTCGGGCTCGAGGTCGGCGGCCCGCTGCGCGACCTGCAGGGCGCCCTCCTGCGCCAGGACCCCGGGCCAGCCGGCTGGCCCGGGCCCGGGACGACCGCCGCGCCGGTGGCCGTCGTGCCCGCTCCGCGCTCCGGTCTCGTCGGGCGGGAGGCGGAGCGGGAGCAGGTGCGCGCCGCGCTCGACGCGGCCCGCGGCACCGGGTGCGCCTGGGTCGTCCTGTCCGGGCGGCCCGGCATCGGCAAGACGCGCCTGGCCGAGGAGGCGGTGGAGCTCTGGCGAGCGGGCGGCGGCCGCGTCGCCCAGGGGCGCTGCCCGGACGACGACGCCGTCCCCGCGTGGTGGCCGCTGCGCCAGGTCGTCCGCGACCTCGGCGCCGACCCCGCGACCGTCCTGTCGGCGCCGGGCACCGCCGACCCTGCGACCGCGCGCTACGCCGTGCTGGAGCAGGTCCGCGACCTCGTCCTCGCCGCCGTCGCCGAGGGCCCGCTGCTGCTGCTCGTCGACGACGTGCACTGGGCGGACCCGAGCACGCTGCGGCTGCTCGGCCTGCTCGCCGACGAGGTCGAGCGGCCCGGGCTCGCCGTCGTGCTGACCGCGCGCCCGGGCGTCGGGGACCCGCGGCTCGAGCGGGTGCTCGCGCGCGCCGCCCGCCACCCCGGCAGCGTCCACCTGGCCCTCTCGCCGCTGACCGCGCCGGACGTGGCCGACCTGGTCGAGCAGGTACGCGGTCGCCGCCCCGACGCGGCCGAGACCGCGGCGCTGACGGCCGTCACGGGCGGGGTGCCGCTGTTCGCCCAGGAGTACGCGAAGCTCGCCTCCGCCGACCCGGAGGGCGCAGTGCCCGATGCCGTCCGCCCGGTGCTCGCCCGCCGGCTGGCCGAGCTGCCCGAGCCCGTGCTCGAGGCACTCCGCGTGGCGGCCGTCCTCGGGGACCCGCTCGACGTGCGGCTGCTCGCGGAGGTCCTCGGCAGCGACGTGACGAGCGCCGCCGACGCGCTCGACGCGGCCGCCACCGCCGAGGTCCTCGTCCACTCGGCCGCCAGCGGCGGCTACGCCTTCACCCACGCGCTGTTCCGCGACGAGGTGGCCGCGTCGGTGCCGGCCCTGCGCCGCCAGCGCCTCCACCTCGCGGCGGCCGCGGCGGCGCACGGCGGCGTCCGCGGGGACCGGGCCCTGCGCCGCGCCGGGCACCTGCGCGCGGCGGGCGCGCTGGCCGACGCGGCCGAGGTGCTGGCCGCGGCTCGCGACGCGGCCCGTACGGCGGAGCAGCAGGGCCAGCCCGAGGCCGCGGCCGGCTGGTGGCGCAGCGCGGTGGAGGCGCACGAGCTCCTGCTCGGCGCCGACCCCGCCGAGCGCGACGAGCTGGTCGCGGCGGAGCTCACGGCACTGACCCGCTCCGGACGCGGGCAGGCCGTGCTCGACGTGCTCGACGCCGAGCTCGTCACCGCGCTGCGCGCCGGGAGGACCGCCTCCGTCGGGCGGCTCGCGGCGAACCTCCTGCGCGTCTCCGGCTCGTGGCCCTGGCCGGTCTACGGCTCGGACCCCGCGCCCCTGCTCGCGACCCTGCGCGGGCTCGACGGCCTGCTCGCCGACGACCCCGCCGCCCGGGCCCGGGTCCTCGCCGTGACCGCGATCGGGCACTGCTACGACCCCGACCCCTCCGTCCCGGACGGGCTCAGCGCCCGCGCGCTCGCGCTGGCCGAGGCGACGGGCGACGCCGACGTGCTGGCCGACGCGCTGCTCGGGAGGACGCTGACGTACGCCGGGGTCGCGAGCCGCTCGGCGGAGTCGGTGGAGCTGCTCGAGCGCCTCCGCACGCTGCCCCACGAGCAGCAGGACGTCGACGAGGTGCTGCGGCACAACCTGCTGACGATGGCGTGCATGAACCTCGGGCGCACCGCGGAGGCCGCCGAGCACATCAGCGCGGGGAGCCTGCGCAGCGAGGTGCTGCGCCTGCCGGTGAACCGAGTCCAGCTCGGCTGGGCCCGGGCCTGCCTCGCCCAGTGGCGGGGCGACCTCGCGGAGGCGTCCCGGCTCTACGACGAGGCGGAGGCCGCGCACCGGCGCACGGAGCTGCAGCAGGCGGGGACCTTCGAGCTCGCGGCGCTCGTGCTCGCGTGGGACCGGGGCACGCTGGCCGCGGCGTCCGGCGACGTCCCGCACAACCCGGTCGTCGCGCGATGGACCCGCGCGGTCGCCGACGCCGCCGCTGGACGGCCGGGCGGCGAGGAGGCGCTCGCCGCGGAGGTGCACTGGCCCGAACCGGAGGTCTGGACCTCGCACGGGCGGCTCGCGCTGCTGGCCCACGTCGTCGCGGACCTCGAGCGGGCCGACCTGGCGCCCCCGCTGCGCGCCCGGCTCGCCCCGCTCGCCGGCCTGCTCGCCACCCTCGGCCAGATCGGGACGGTGGGGCCGGTCTCCCTCGCGCTCGCCCGGCTCGCCCGGCTCGAGGGCGACCGTGCCGCGGCCGGCGAGCACCTGGCCGACGCGCTCGCCCTGGCCCGGCGGGAGGGCGGCGGCAGCGCGGAGGTCCACGCCCGGGCGTACGCGCTGGCATGGGCCGCGGAGGACGCCGGCGGCCTCCGTGGCGGCGACCGGGCCGAGCTCGAGGCGGTGCTCGCGGCGGCGTCGGCGCGGGGCATGACGGGGACGGTCGAGCGGCTCGGTGCCCTGCTGCAGGAGCGGACCGCGCGCCGGTCGTGACGCCCGGCTCGAACATGTGGTCGAATGGTCGGGTGCGATGGGACAGCCAGCGCCTCGACATGGAGGCCACGAGCGCGGCGCTGCCGCTGCTGCCGAGGGGCGCGGTGGCGCGGACCTTCGACACCCCGGAGTTCCGCGGCATGACGTTCTTCGAGGTGACCGCGCGCTCGGCGCTCAACCGCGTCCCCGCGGCGAGCCGGGTGCCGTTCCGCTGGACCGTCAACCCCTACCGCGGGTGCACGCACGCCTGCGTCTACTGCTTCGCCCGCAAGACCCACGAGTACCTCGACCTCGACAGCGGTGCCGACTTCGACTCGAAGATCGTCGTCAAGGTCAACGTCGCCGAGGTGCTGGCGCGCGAGCTGCAGAAGCCGTCCTGGTCCGGTGACCACGTCGCGCTCGGGACGACGAGCGGCAGCGCACATACTAGCCAGCCGAGGTAGTCAGAAGGGACCAGGTTCTCCCGGTCTAGGTGTGTCGTCCCACTCGCCGTGGTCCCATGCAGGACCCAGGCGCTCAAGGCGACCGCCTGGTTACCGAGAGGAAGCAGCATGACAAGCACAACCACCGCCCCCGTCCTGCACTACGACGTGCCTGGCGTAGCGCTCTGGCAGGAGGGCGAGACCTTCACGCTGGACGTTCGGCACCCCGTCTCTCGCGCAGCCCTGGAGGGTGCCTGGGAGTTCATCCCCGAGGGAACGGACGTGCTCTGGGTGGAGGACGGGACGCCCGAACTCGAGCGGGTGCCCGCGCCAGACGTGAACGCATGGGCTGAGCAGTGGGTGGCCGACAACTTCCGCCCGACGGACGAGACCTGGAGTCACCTCTTCGGTCTCATCCCCAGGCAGCGGTAGCCCTGACGCCAGAAACACAAGAAGCGCCCCTGTGGCCGGAGTCCTGACGAGTGATAGTCGCCAGGCCCAACCACAGGGGCAATCTTGTGTCTAACGTAGGAGTCAACCTAAGCGCAAGCCAGGTTGCCTCTTAGGCCGCTCGTCCCGAGCGCCGGGCGGTAGTCGCCTGGTGCTTCGTAATGGTAGCGGCAAGGTCCCGCTCACTGATGACGCTCCCGGCCACATTCACAATGGTCGTGATGCCGCCCGCAAGAGCCGTGTCGAAGAAGTTCTTCCCCGAAGCCGTGGCCTTCGGCTTGGTCGTCAGCGTCTTGGTGGCCGTGCCGTTCGCCACGGCATCGGTGAAACCGTCAACAAACGCTGCCCCCGCCTGCTCGCCCAGCACCTTGAGCGGGTTATCCCCCTCGGCGTCCAGACCAAGAGCAGTTTGCAACGAGGTCACCAGACCGTCAGCAACGGTCTGCATCTGCGTCTGAAGGCTGTCAAACTGCACCTGGAGGCCAGCCGCGTACTGATCGGCAGTCTGCCCACCGACGGCGTAGAAGCTGTCAGCCAGGGACTTCCCCAGATCGTCACTGATTCCTTGAATCTGGCTCTGCATGGAGTTGATATCTCCGATAGAGCCAGGGGAGTTCAGAAGCGCCTGAGCGACCTGCCCGCCCGTGTCCGCACCGGCAGCCACAATATCCTGGAGCGACTGCTTGTTGAGACCCTTGCTCAGCAAGTCCTTCACGTTGGACGCAAAGCCCTTGACCTGAGCCAGCTTGTCCCCCAGCCTCTTTCCGAGACCAGCCGCAGTGTTGTCACCCGTAGGATTACCGTCGGCGTCCGTGGACCCATCCAGGAGGCCCGTGAGGTTCCCGAGACCAGCCAGGTTGCCACTGACCTGGCTGGCGTAGCCGAGGGCGCTGCTCAGGTTGTCCTGCGCCGCCTTCAGCTTCGTAGCAACGTCGTCCCGCTGCTTCGCAAGGTCCTGCAACTTCTGATTAGCAACAGCGATAGCCTGGCGCGCCGCCTCAATATTCTTCGGATCACGGGCCTTTGCGGTCGCGGCGTCGTACGCGTTGAGGTCGTCCTTCGCCTTGCTGAGCGCCTTGCCACTGCTTGTGACCTTGCCCGCTGCGTTCCTTGCTCGCTCCTGGGCGTCGTGCAGGGAGTTCCAGGCAGCCGTTACGCGCTTCTGTGCGGCAGCCTCAGCCTTCGCCTTGGCCTCCTCGCTCTTGGCGGTGGAGCCCTTCTTGTCGGCCCTCACGGGGGCCTCCTGGGCCGTCTGAAGGGCCTTCACGGCGGCTTGGTACTTCTTCATGGCCTCGGTGCGCTTGAGCACCGCCTCAGTGGACGCCTTGACCGCATTGGCATTGGCCGTGCTGGCGTCGGTGACCTTCTGGTTGAGACCGCTCCGCTCGGAGCCGAGGTCCGCCGGAAGCCCAAGGACAGAGGTAGCCAGGTTGAGTGCCTGATCCTTGATGCCAGACGTGTCCCCCACAAGGTTGGCAACAATCCCGTTGCTGTCCTTGTTGAAGAGGTCAGTCTCAAAGCGCTTCATGGCATCCGAGACCGAGCGAGCGAGAGCGGCAACAGCAGCCACAGCCTTGGGTGTAGTGCGCTTGACGCCAGCCGCGTAACCCTCAACCGTGTTGTCACCGTACTCAGCAAAGACTCGCGACGGCGAGTGGATGCCAAGGAACGAGGTAAAGGTGTTCTTGGCCGTGGAGGCAAGACCCTTCATGGCGTCCTTGACGAAACTCGCCGAGCTGGTGACTCCACGAACAAGCCCACGAACCAGGTTCACCCCAGCGTCAACCAGCAGGCTCCCAAAGTCAGCCGCAGCGTTCTTGATGAGAGCACCCAGCGCCTGAATACTGGCACTCACGCCAGCAAACTTCCCCGTCATCGCGTTGAGGAAGAGTTCAATCACGTTGCGTCCGGCGTCTACCAGGAGCTTGGCGATCTTCACCCCGCCATTGATGAGCAGGCGGTTGATGGTGCCCAGCACGTCGCCCACGGCCGTAGGAGCACGGTCTAGCATCGCTCGGCCGAAGTTCACGATTGCTCTAGCTCCCGCGAACTGAAGCGTGAGGAGCGCCTTGTCAGCCCGGATCGGCAGTTCGGCAAGATACTTGACAATGCTCACGATCATGCCGCTGATAGACCCAGCGGAGTCAGTGCCAATCTTGGTGAAGCTGCGAGCGAAGCCCTTACCCAGGTTGCCCAGGACCCGGACAGCGGCGGACTCCAGTCCATCCCCGAACTTCTGAAGGGCCTCAACACCCCACTTCAGCAGGCCACCGGCCAGCGGAACGCGGGCCAGCACCTCACCAAGAGCACCGGCAATCTTCGCCGGGGCAAAGGCGATGGATAGCCCCGCCACCAGGACAAGCTCCCAATGCGCCGCAAGCTGCGAGAAGAGGGCCTTGGGGTCGAACGCCAGAAGCCCGGACGCGAGACCGATGACGAACGGAAGCGCGACCTTGCCAGCGGCAATACCGACACCCACCCAATCGACCTGCTTCACCCAGCCCAGGAGGACGGTAGCCAGGTCAGCCGAAGCCTTCAGCGTGGTCCCAATGGCAGTGCCAATAGCCTGACCCAGCGGACCCCAATCGCCCGTCTGCACACCCGCCGTGAAGGCGTCAATGAGCGTCTTGGCACCGTCTCGGATGCCTACCGCCATGCTGTGCAGGATCGGCGTAACGTCCATCTTGATTTGCGAGAAGGCGTCCATGACCGGCTGACGCCAGGTCTTGACCTTCTCTGTCACTGCACTGCCAGCATTCCCGAGAGAGTCAAGGATCGGCTGGACGAACGCCTTACCGGCGCTAGCGTCAGCCTTGCCCGTCTTGAAGAGCTTGCTGAGGTCGATGCTAGGAAGGTTCTCCTTGAGAGAACGCTTCAGCTTCTCGAACTCGCCCTTGACCTTGTTGATAGCGGCAGGGGTCTTGTTGCTAATCCAGCTCGTGAGGTCAACGAACTTGTTGAGGACCACCTTGATAGCCGGGAAGAATGCCGTGACGATGTTGGCAGCAGCCAGGCCAGAGGCGTCCTTGATATTCGAAATCATGCCCTGGACGGTGTGCGACTGCTTGTCCATCATGCCGCCGTAGGACTTCTCCATGCCGGACATGAAGGCATCCATAGCGGTCTTGCTGTCCACCTGGCGCTTGGTGACCTTGTCCATCGCCCCGGCGACATTCGTCCCGAGCTTGTCGGCAAGCATCTGCCAGGCGGGGATGCCAGCCTCGGTGAGCTGGTTCATCTCCTGAGCCATGACGTGACCCTTGGTGTTGATCTGACCCAGAGCCAGAGTCACGCGGTCCAGCGTCTCGCCATTGCCACCAACAGCGGCAACAGCGTTACCGGCATTGGTCAGCAGGGGAATGATCTGCTTGGAGGCAAAGCCCATCGCCAGCAGGCGGTTAGCCTGAGTGACCAGCTCGGGGAACTCAAACGGCGTGGTCTTGGCAAAGTTCTTCAGGTTGTTGAGCATGGTGTCGGCAGCCTTGGCCGACCCCAGAAGGGTCGTAAAGCCAATGCGCGCCTGCTCAAGCTTCTCAGCCAGCGTGAAGCCAGCCTTGGCTCCGTTAACCGCCATGCGTGCCAGCGAGGCCGCTGCAAGGCCACCCATAACCCCAAACGCCGTCCCGACCGCAGCGGTGCGAGCAGAGAGACGCTTGAGTGCAGCTTCGGTCTTAGCGGCGCTAGCGGAGGTTCCGCTGAAGGCACGCTGGACGGACTTGGCGTCACCGACGATGACGACGCGCAGGGTTTGAGAGGAATCAGCCATGTGGATTGCCTTGGGTTCAGAAGTCACGGGGAACGACAAAAAGGCCCCCCGACCCGGCCGAGATTGAGAGAATCGGCGGGCCAGGGGGCCAAAGAGCGGCTGAGCCGCCTCACTGTGAACTCCGGTGTACCGGGCGGAACGCAGCAGTGAGGGATGACGCGGCGCAGCAGCTCACTAGCGGGCTAAGCCCCTCTGTCGGGTGGAGGTCCCTGTAAGACACCCCGGCCGAGGGCCGCTAGAAGTTGTTACGAGGCGGAAGCCTTGAGAATCTGGACGCTGGTGGCCTCAGCGACGTTGATACCGGCGAGGCGGTACGTCAGGCGAAGGCCAAGGCTGTCCGCGCCGAAGAAGGCATCGGCGCTGTAGGCGATATTCACGTCACGACGAACGCCGACGTAGATGCGACTGGCGTCAGCCACGATGACCGTACGCGCGGGGAGGTTCGCGCTCACGAGGAGCGGAAGGCCAGCGGCGCGGTCGGTGGGCGTCGTGGTCGGGCTGCCAATGATGAACTCACCCGTGGTGGTCTGAGTCGCGCGCAGCGGCTTGGCCTGATCCGGGGATGCCCAGACGACAGTAGCGCTAGCGCCAGTCGCCTCAATGTCGGTGACGGAGTTCAGAATGTCCGTCCACGTAATCGCGGTGTGGCCGGTGCTGAAGTTGGTTGTGGTGCCCTGACTGGCAGCAGTGAGGCCCTTGAGGGCCGTAGTGCCGTTGCCCGCGCCGAAGGCGTCCACGTCAACCGCGCTACCAACGTCACGAGTCATAATGTGCGCAATCTCGTTGCGCAGGTCCACCGAAGCATCCTCAAGGATCTCCGAGGACGCTCGGTAGAGGCTCGCGTACTTAATGGGCTTGAACGTCTGCGCGCCGAAGGAAAGCGTTCCCTCGGTGATGCTTGCACCCTCGGCAACAACGCCGGGAGCCGAAGAACTCTGCACCTGAGGAATCAGGAAACTGCCACCGGTGAAGCGGCGGACCTGAAGCCCCGGGGCACGGAGGAAAACAGACGCGGCGGCAAGCTTGCCAATCAGCTCATGGGCCGTCTCGGTGGGAACGGTGTAACCACCGGCCGGGTTGGTGCCCTCTGCAATGAGGGCCCGCAGCTCGCTCGTCCCAGGAATCAGAGAGCGGTTCTCATCGCCAGGCACCGCGTTAGCGGCGGCGTGAAGAACTCGGGAACGCCGCTCAGTCACGGCGGACGAAGCGCCCTCGTTAGACTTCTCAACAGCGCTGAGGACAATAGCCTCAAGCGCGTCCCGGCGCTCAATGTGCTGGTCCTCAAGACCAGGAGCGTTGATAGCGGCCAGAACCTCGTTACGCGTCTCAGACCGGAGCGAAGTCAGGACAGCGGCAAGCTCGGTCGGGGCAAGCCCGCGCTGCTCGCTGCGGGCCTTCTCAATAAGCGCCTCGAAGGCGTCAATGTTGAACAATGTGGGTCCTTCTGGACAGCAGAAAGCCCACTAGCCGGAAGCGCTAGCGGGCTGAATTGAACGGGGTTGGCGCCGGTCCTAGGACCGGTAGAAATGAAGAACGGGCAGCGCCCCTTAGGACGCCACCCGGCTCTCCCCAACCCGTGTTCTGCGGACCAGCAAGACCTGACGCGGCTTCACGCCAGGACAATCAAGATCGGACCGTTAGCGGTCCGGGTAACCCAGCACTCCGTAGAGCGGCTGAGCAGGGCCGTCCTCGAACGTGACGGCGACGGCGCGGATGGGAGCAACCTCCCGCTCAAGCGCCTTGAGGCTCACTGCCTCGCGGCGGGCAGCCTCATGGACTGCCCAGGCCAGCTCTGACCACAGAGCGGCGTACGGCTCATCCTTGGTGGCATTGGCGTCCCTGAGGCCCGTGAAGGCCGACAGGAGGGCCTGTCGCTGAGTCCGGGTGATCCGGTC
It encodes:
- a CDS encoding tape measure protein, which codes for MADSSQTLRVVIVGDAKSVQRAFSGTSASAAKTEAALKRLSARTAAVGTAFGVMGGLAAASLARMAVNGAKAGFTLAEKLEQARIGFTTLLGSAKAADTMLNNLKNFAKTTPFEFPELVTQANRLLAMGFASKQIIPLLTNAGNAVAAVGGNGETLDRVTLALGQINTKGHVMAQEMNQLTEAGIPAWQMLADKLGTNVAGAMDKVTKRQVDSKTAMDAFMSGMEKSYGGMMDKQSHTVQGMISNIKDASGLAAANIVTAFFPAIKVVLNKFVDLTSWISNKTPAAINKVKGEFEKLKRSLKENLPSIDLSKLFKTGKADASAGKAFVQPILDSLGNAGSAVTEKVKTWRQPVMDAFSQIKMDVTPILHSMAVGIRDGAKTLIDAFTAGVQTGDWGPLGQAIGTAIGTTLKASADLATVLLGWVKQVDWVGVGIAAGKVALPFVIGLASGLLAFDPKALFSQLAAHWELVLVAGLSIAFAPAKIAGALGEVLARVPLAGGLLKWGVEALQKFGDGLESAAVRVLGNLGKGFARSFTKIGTDSAGSISGMIVSIVKYLAELPIRADKALLTLQFAGARAIVNFGRAMLDRAPTAVGDVLGTINRLLINGGVKIAKLLVDAGRNVIELFLNAMTGKFAGVSASIQALGALIKNAAADFGSLLVDAGVNLVRGLVRGVTSSASFVKDAMKGLASTAKNTFTSFLGIHSPSRVFAEYGDNTVEGYAAGVKRTTPKAVAAVAALARSVSDAMKRFETDLFNKDSNGIVANLVGDTSGIKDQALNLATSVLGLPADLGSERSGLNQKVTDASTANANAVKASTEAVLKRTEAMKKYQAAVKALQTAQEAPVRADKKGSTAKSEEAKAKAEAAAQKRVTAAWNSLHDAQERARNAAGKVTSSGKALSKAKDDLNAYDAATAKARDPKNIEAARQAIAVANQKLQDLAKQRDDVATKLKAAQDNLSSALGYASQVSGNLAGLGNLTGLLDGSTDADGNPTGDNTAAGLGKRLGDKLAQVKGFASNVKDLLSKGLNKQSLQDIVAAGADTGGQVAQALLNSPGSIGDINSMQSQIQGISDDLGKSLADSFYAVGGQTADQYAAGLQVQFDSLQTQMQTVADGLVTSLQTALGLDAEGDNPLKVLGEQAGAAFVDGFTDAVANGTATKTLTTKPKATASGKNFFDTALAGGITTIVNVAGSVISERDLAATITKHQATTARRSGRAA
- a CDS encoding phage major capsid protein — protein: MFNIDAFEALIEKARSEQRGLAPTELAAVLTSLRSETRNEVLAAINAPGLEDQHIERRDALEAIVLSAVEKSNEGASSAVTERRSRVLHAAANAVPGDENRSLIPGTSELRALIAEGTNPAGGYTVPTETAHELIGKLAAASVFLRAPGLQVRRFTGGSFLIPQVQSSSAPGVVAEGASITEGTLSFGAQTFKPIKYASLYRASSEILEDASVDLRNEIAHIMTRDVGSAVDVDAFGAGNGTTALKGLTAASQGTTTNFSTGHTAITWTDILNSVTDIEATGASATVVWASPDQAKPLRATQTTTGEFIIGSPTTTPTDRAAGLPLLVSANLPARTVIVADASRIYVGVRRDVNIAYSADAFFGADSLGLRLTYRLAGINVAEATSVQILKASAS